Proteins from a genomic interval of Trichoderma breve strain T069 chromosome 2, whole genome shotgun sequence:
- a CDS encoding elongation factor tu GTP binding domain-containing protein has translation MLRARAWKDRSNPFVCTLCRQKLAVNAGSQHARLLSTSSTSSRPLSALRELATDRSAVFSCQARSLSRTACLNNSANNEGPPKTGGFPGAFSNTRAGGWGTFAKADTASGATTAADGLLPHERLARRQSAATESVQTDKKNEPKSNEPKKSTGNQRRNTPQATKSRSVLADVFKTNREPRAPPTPESWSSPHNRKADVPPHTHGVDPRGNQSGVWNEITKSRKLKTKPSAAQEPVTQDFWGELETRATGFREKVKSKNENQPVDRKKKTQDTQDKRDSLGETFTSTPKTEDDTQLQKQRRKSRFEVEEQQEPEKPRSKKGKKSQRVSQAYEDEDWDDEAVHRWEQKQRRKAEKEAKKQKVVEEEPQAVPIFLPEYISASNLSRALKQNVTPFLQDMEEMGFENITSDTIFTGETAALIAMEYGFEPTVDTGSLRDLRTRPPPTDVSVLPSRPPVVTIMGHVDHGKTTLLDWLRKSSVAAQEHGGITQHIGAFVVKMSSGKSITFLDTPGHAAFLSMRQRGANVTDIVVLVVAADDSVMPQTLEALKHATSAKVPIIVAITKVDKEDARIDQVKADLSRHGVEIEDYGGDVQVVCVSGKTGLGMEDLEENIVTLSEILDVRAEDDGMAEGWVLESSIKPQGKAATILVKRGTLRPGDLIVAGKTWAKIRVLRNEAGLELDSAPPGTPVEVLGWRELPTAGEQIIQSPDEGKAKTAVEYRLEMAEREQSSIQLAEQEQRQREKAAADAAAADADGASNIATESAETGILTQNFTVKADVVGSVEAVCGTILELGSHEVQPKILRSSAGQITEYDIDHAATSNSIIVNFNINIPPHIKQRAEEAKVKILDHKVIYHVVDDVKAALSDILPMNISFRVNGEADVLQVFPINVKKRVFRNIAGCRVRNGSIKKSSRVKVLRRGEVVYDGKIDTLKHVKKDVQEMGKGTECGIGLEDFEDFQPDDQIQTYEEIKERRSL, from the exons ATGTTGAGAGCTCGCGCGTGGAAG GATCGCAGCAATCCGTTTGTGTGCACGCTTTGTCGACAGAAGCTGGCTGTTAATGCCGGATCGCAGCATGCACGATTGCTGTCCACCTCCTCTACCTCATCGAGGCCTTTGAGTGCGCTGCGAGAGCTTGCCACCGACCGCAgcgccgtcttctcttgCCAGGCCCGATCGCTGTCTCGGACGGCATGTCTCAACAACTCTGCAAACAATGAGGGGCCTCCCAAGACGGGAGGATTCCCAGGCGCATTCTCTAATACTAGAGCGGGTGGTTGGGGCACATTTGCAAAAGCAGACACGGCATCTGGGGCTACGACTGCGGCAGATGGACTGCTGCCGCACGAGCGACTGGCCCGGCGGCAATCAGCGGCGACGGAGAGTGTGCAGACAGACAAAAAGAACGAGCCTAAAAGCAACGAGCCTAAAAAGAGTACGGGAAACCAACGCAGGAATACTCCACAAGCGACCAAGTCAAGATCAGTCCTGGCCGACGTCTTCAAAACCAACCGAGAGCCGCGCGCTCCGCCAACCCCAGAGTCCTGGTCTTCTCCGCA CAACCGCAAGGCCGACGTACCCCCACACACGCATGGAGTAGACCCTCGTGGAAATCAATCTGGTGTGTGGAACGAAATCACCAAATCTCGGAAGCTCAAGACAAAG CCGTCCGCAGCTCAGGAACCGGTTACTCAAGATTTCTGGGGAGAATTGGAAACTAGAGCTACGGGATTTAGGGAAAAGGTTAAAAGCAAGAATGAAAACCAACCTGTGgataggaagaagaaaacacaagATACTCAAGACAAGCGAGACTCCCTAGGGGAGACATTTACATCTACACCCAAAACTGAAGACGACACTCAACTccagaaacaaagaagaaaatccagATTTGAagtggaggagcagcaagagccTGAGAAGCCTCGATctaaaaagggaaagaagtCACAAAGAGTGTCGCAAGCCTACGAAGACGAAGACTGGGATGACGAAGCCGTGCACCGCtgggagcagaagcagcgtCGCAAAGCAGaaaaggaggcaaagaagcagaaagtCGTAGAGGAAGAGCCACAGGCCGTCCCGATATTCCTCCCAGAGTATATCAGCGCATCAAACTTGTCCAGAGCTCTGAAGCAAAATGTCACCCCTTTTCTGCAGGACATGGAGGAAATGGGCTTCGAAAATATCACTAGCGACACAATCTTCACTGGTGAAACTGCGGCTCTCATTGCCATGGAATACGGCTTCGAGCCTACTGTTGATACCGGATCCCTTCGAGATCTCCGAACTCGTCCTCCGCCGACAGATGTCTCAGTCTTGCCGTCTCGTCCTCCCGTGGTCACGATAATGGGCCACGTCGACCACGGCAAAACTACTCTGCTGGACTGGCTTCGGAAGTCCTCTGTCGCCGCACAAGAGCACGGCGGCATTACTCAGCACATTGGTGCGTTTGTTGTGAAAATGTCGTCTGGCAAGTCCATCACATTCCTCGACACTCCCGGCCATGCTGCTTTCTTGTCGATGCGCCAGCGCGGAGCAAATGTGACAGACATCGTGGTGctcgttgttgctgccgaTGACAGTGTCATGCCCCAGACTCTCGAAGCTTTGAAGCATGCTACGAGTGCTAAGGTGCCCATCATCGTCGCTATTACAAAGGTTGACAAGGAAGATGCTCGGATTGACCAAGTAAAAGCGGATCTTTCTCGCCATGGAGTCGAAATCGAAGACTACGGCGGCGATGTGCAAGTTGTCTGCGTCAGCGGGAAAACAGGTCTGGGAATGGAAGATCTGGAGGAGAATATCGTCACACTCTCCGAAATCCTGGATGTTCgagcagaagatgatggcatggcTGAAGGATGGGTTCTAGAGTCTAGCATCAAGCCTCAGGGCAAAGCCGCGACCATCTTGGTCAAGAGAGGAACCCTCCGCCCAGGCGACCTGATTGTTGCCGGCAAGACTTGGGCAAAGATTCGTGTGCTGCGCAACGAAGCTGGTCTCGAGCTGGACTCTGCTCCTCCCGGAACACCTGTCGAGGTTCTGGGCTGGCGAGAGCTACCCACTGCTGGAGAGCAGATTATCCAATCTCCTGACGAAGGAAAGGCGAAAACGGCAGTTGAATATCGCTTGGAAATGGCTGAGCGCGAGCAAAGCTCCATCCAACTCGCAGAGCAGGAACAGCGACAGCGTGAAAAGGCCGCGGcagacgcagcagcagcagatgccgaCGGCGCTTCAAACATCGCTACAGAATCAGCTGAGACTGGAATCCTAACGCAAAACTTCACAGTCAAAGCGGATGTTGTTGGATCCGTGGAGGCGGTTTGCGGAACCATCCTGGAGCTGGGCAGCCACGAGGTGCAGCCCAAGATCCTGCGATCCTCTGCTGGGCAGATCACCGAGTACGACATTGACCACGCGGCGACGtccaacagcatcattgtcaacttcaacatcaacatcccTCCGCATATCAAGCAGCGAGCcgaagaggccaaggtcaAGATTCTCGACCACAAGGTCATCTACCACGTCGTTGACGACGTCAAGGCGGCGTTGTCTGACATCTTGCCCATGAATATCTCGTTCCGTGTCAACGGCGAGGCCGATGTGCTGCAGGTCTTCCCGATCAACGTCAAGAAGCGTGTGTTTAGAAACATTGCCGGATGCAGAGTCCGAAACGGCTCCATCAAGAAGTCGTCTCGCGTAAAGGTTCTTCGCCGAGGCGAGGTAGTCTACGACG GCAAGATAGACACTCTGAAGCATGTGAAGAAGGATGTCCAGGAAATGGGCAAGGGAACAGAATGCGGTATCGGCTTGGAAGACTTTGAGGATTTCCAGCCAGATGACCAGATTCAGACGTATGAAGAGATTAAAGAGAGGCGGAGTTTGTAA
- a CDS encoding eukaryotic translation initiation factor eIF2A domain-containing protein — protein sequence MASPLQFAYRTQKTIGVFDAAPVYEPLSGFTKPEGNLRCCAYSPCGRFFGWATPEALHVVNTTSGQVILNLPIVNVYELGFSPLGTFVITWERPAKDEAGDATKNLKVWRTVEEGVDAAAKVPVGQFVQKQQGGWNLQYTADEAYCARLVTNEVQFFQSHDLVTVWNKLRVEGATNFALAPGQEHAVAVFIPERKGAPAAVKVFKVPAFQSPISQKTFFKGDKVQLKWNKRGSSLLVLAQTDVDRSGKSYYGETTLYLLSTNGTLDARVTLDKEGPIHDVSWSPSSRQFGVVYGYMPAKTTIFNDRGVAVHSFPLGPRNTINFSPTGRFVLVAGFGNLAGQIDVYDLEKDNRKVCTIESGNPSVCEWSPDSRYIMTATTSPRLRVDNGVKLWHVTGGLMYNEDMVELYSVLWRPADEASIEGGDPLSSIPAAHASAATFLSNVKAPSKPAGAYRPPGARGLATPLHFKREDEGGAAHVVSNGTQNVSANGFGRARRAVPGAELAEGNVPTVRTVPGAEPVNDDGSAKKNKKKRSKKNNQPDGKLEPEPNGGASLAPPPQEYGGHEGRSPERRGPAGGNQNGRGFRSRSRNNMGNRSRSNTQQGARGQNGGQNGQQQQQQHHQSGPPPNAPTEPASQNPNAKKIRSLQKKVRAIEDLEMRHAGGEKLEDTQLKKIHTKASVLKELESLGGES from the exons ATGGCATCCCCTTTGCAGTTCGCCTACCGGACCCAGAAGACCATTGGTGTCTTTGACGCCGCTCCGGTCTACGAGCCCCTTTCTGGGTTCACCAAGCCCGAGGGAAACCTGCGGTGCTGTGCCTACTCGCCTTGTGGCCGCTTCTTTGGCTGGGCCACTCCCGAGGCCCTCCACGTGGTCAACACCACCAGCGGCCAGGTCATCCTCAACCTGCCCATTGTCAACGTCTACGAGCTCGGCTTCTCGCCCCTGGGCACCTTTGTCATCACCTGGGAGCGGCCCGCCAAGGACGAGGCCGGAGACGCGACCAAGAACCTCAAGGTCTGGCGCACCGTGGAGGAGGGCGTCGACGCTGCCGCCAAGGTGCCCGTAGGCCAGTTCGTCCAGAAGCAGCAGGGCGGCTGGAACCTGCAGTACACCGCCGACGAAGCCTACTGCGCCCGTCTCGTCACCAACGAAGTGCAGTTCTTCCAGAGCCATGACCTCGTCACGGTGTGGAACAAGCTGCGCGTCGAAGGCGCTACCAACTTTGCCTTAGCCCCGGGCCAGGAACACGCAGTGGCTGTCTTTATCCCTGAGCGCAAG GGAGCACCGGCCGCCgtcaaagtcttcaaagTGCCCGCATTCCAGAGCCCCATCTCGCAAAAGACCTTTTTCAAGGGAGACAAAGTGCAGCTGAAGTGGAACAAGCGGGGATCCAGCCTCCTGGTCCTGGCTCAGACCGACGTGGACCGATCCGGCAAGAGTTACTACGGAGAGACGACTCTATATCTGCTGAGCACCAACGGCACTCTGGATGCTCGCGTGACCCTGGACAAGGAGGGCCCGATTCACGACGTCTCGTGGTCGCCTTCGTCGCGACAGTTTGGCGTGGTATATGGTTACATGCCAGCCAAGACGACTATTTTCAACGACCGCGGCGTTGCCGTGCACTCATTCCCCCTCGGACCccgcaacaccatcaacTTCTCGCCCACCGGCCGCTTCGTCCTCGTTGCCGGCTTCGGCAATCTTGCCGGCCAGATTGACGTGTACGACCTCGAAAAGGACAACCGAAAGGTCTGCACCATCGAGAGCGGCAACCCGAGCGTGTGCGAATGGAGCCCCGATAGCCGTTACATCATGACGGCCACGACCTCTCCGCGACTGCGAGTCGACAACGGCGTCAAGCTGTGGCACGTCACGGGTGGACTCATGTACAACGAAGATATGGTCGAGCTGTACAGCGTTCTGTGGCGACCCGCTGATGAAGCCAGCATCGAGGGTGGAGACCCCCTCAGCTCTATCCCGGCCGCTCACGCGTCCGCGGCGACCTTCCTCAGCAATGTCAAGGCTCCCAGCAAGCCTGCTGGAGCTTACCGACCCCCCGGTGCTCGTGGACTGGCCACGCCGCTTCACTTCAAGCGCGAGGACGAGGGCGGAGCCGCTCACGTCGTCAGCAACGGCACCCAGAACGTGAGCGCCAATGGATTCGGCCGGGCTCGACGTGCCGTCCCTGGCGCTGAGCTGGCCGAGGGCAACGTCCCGACTGTACGGACCGTGCCCGGAGCGGAGCCTGTTAATGACGATGGCtctgccaagaagaacaagaagaagcgcagcaagaagaacaacCAGCCcgatggcaagctggagcCCGAACCTAACGGAGGGGCCAGCCTTGCCCCGCCACCGCAGGAGTACGGAGGCCACGAAGGTCGCAGCCCCGAGAGGCGCGGCCCGGCTGGTGGCAACCAGAACGGCCGCGGCTTCAGAAGCCGCTCTCGAAACAACATGGGAAATCGCAGTCGAAGCAACACCCAGCAAGGCGCCCGTGGCCAGAACGGAGGCCAAAACggacagcagcaacagcagcaacaccaccagTCCGGCCCTCCTCCCAATGCCCCCACTGAGCCGGCATCGCAGAACCCCAACGCCAAGAAGATCCGCAGTCTTCAGAAGAAGGTTAGAGCCATTGAAGACCTGGAGATGCGACATGCCGGTGGTGAGAAACTGGAGGATACCCAGCTTAAGAAGATTCACACTAAGGCATCTGTTctgaaggagctggagtCTCTTGGTGGTGAATCTTAG
- a CDS encoding HPC2 and ubinuclein domain-containing protein codes for MAAVGDASTRFDSSAGELSSPPSGSLSEPGSPSHGAGRRPNVAKDGSKIEMEEIVVSGDQNPQYSQQYPSQPPPGGSPGTAPGSRSQAQKKYSYIDGEWVQLTAAGVPRKKPGRKPGSVVKPKAPADGSEAPKRKRKLAPASDVDTDAPSPRPLAPAAAPGLSSSSPSLHPQLGEPLSSTPQHQLQQLPDRRIASPTSIPVRTSGQSYDPIRGNYDPVRETITSHYSSAAGSPRATLAVQPSHRSPSIASMIEPQPSTKASPSQSHQPYPPAVPQSRLQTQEATPLPPSPSYVPKTTASTPAQTPALKPAVPEIKRDAPTPTPPAPRPVIDHANFTTIANGPVKKVSPKQKPITGVSTPKTDYLDETIMEMDERSILDFGRARPGEEKETPTIVLTIPISAGETNKYVNFMRMAEDQYGWDALHPRLAADRDRKARIAAAAASLEKVESGRESGDEMSVDLSDAEGSNPENGGVSGADAQAKPKKKRNFKEDQYDVDDDFVDDSELLWEAQAAASRDGFFVYSGPLVPEVEKPAAGHEERPKRGRGGRGSRGGGRGGATRGGATTGRGGGPGSRGGAVTRKPRITKSEKAQREREKAERESMAKASSNGYPLQPTTPSLSVRELGS; via the exons ATGGCTGCTGTCGGCGACGCATCGACGCGATTCGACTCCTCCGCCGGCgaactctcttctcccccttcaGGCTCCCTCTCAGAACCCGGGTCGCCCTCTCACGGGGCTGGCCGCCGTCCCAACGTCGCGAAAGACGGCTCAAAGATCGAAATGGAGGAAATCGTCGTCAGCGGCGACCAGAACCCGCAGTACTCGCAGCAGTATCCGTCGCAGCCCCCTCCTGGCGGCTCTCCTGGAACCGCCCCGGGCTCTCGAAGCCAGGCGCAAAAGAAATACTCGTACATCGACGGCGAATGGGTGCAACTAACAGCAGCGGGAGTACCCCGCAAAAAGCCGGGACGCAAGCCCGGCTCCGTGGTCAAGCCAAAGGCTCCTGCAGACGGATCCGAAGCGCCCAAG CGCAAGAGAAAGTTAGCGCCTGCCTCTGATGTCGATACCGATGCGCCCAGTCCAAGGCCACTCGCCCCTGCTGCAGCGCCTGgactgtcttcttcttctccttctcttcaccCTCAGCTTGGAGAGCCTCTGTCTTCCACGCCCCAGCATCAGTTACAGCAGCTGCCTGATAGACG catcgccagcccTACATCCATACCCGTGCGCACCAGCGGCCAGAGTTACGATCCCATCCGAGGCAACTATGATCCCGTCCGAGAAACCATAACTTCGCATTACTCTTCAGCGGCTGGGTCTCCGCGAGCCACCCTAGCTGTTCAGCCATCACACCGCTCGCCGTCTATTGCCAGCATGATTGAGCCACAGCCGTCCACCAAGGCATCGCCTAGTCAATCCCACCAGCCATACCCGCCTGCAGTGCCTCAGTCTCGCCTGCAAACTCAAGAGGCTACCCCGCTACCGCCTTCCCCGTCCTATGTGCCCAAGACAACAGCTTCCACGCCAGCTCAAACTCCCGCATTGAAGCCTGCGGTCCCAGAGATAAAACGTGACGCCCCCACACCTACGCCTCCAGCGCCACGACCAGTCATCGACCACGCAAACTTTACCACAATTGCAAACGGGCCTGTGAAGAAGGTGTCGCCGAAGCAAAAGCCCATCACCGGCGTCTCGACACCAAAGACGGACTATCTGGATGAGACAataatggagatggacgagaGATCGATTCTCGACTTCGGCAGAGCCCGCCCCggcgaagaaaaggagaCGCCCACCATCGTCCTCACCATTCCCATCTCTGCGGGAGAAACTAACAAATACGTAAATTTTATGCGTATGGCAGAGGATCAGTACGGCTGGGATGCCTTGCATCCCCGTCTTGCCGCCGACCGAGACCGCAAAGCTCGAATTGCTGCAGCGGCCGCGTCCCTGGAGAAGGTCGAATCCGGCCGTGAGTCTGGTGATGAGATGTCAGTCGACTTGTCCGATGCTGAAGGCAGCAATCCCGAAAACGGTGGAGTGAGTGGCGCCGAtgcccaagccaagccaaagaagaagcgaaactTCAAGGAGGACCAATACGACGTGGATGACGACTTTGTGGACGACTCTGAACTGCTCTGGGAGGCTCAAGCTGCCGCCAGCCGagatggcttcttcgttTATTCGGGCCCCTTAGTTCCCGAGGTTGAGAAACCAGCTGCGGG ACACGAGGAACGTCCTAAGCGCGGACGCGGTGGACGAGGCAGTCGAGGCGGCGGCCGAGGAGGCGCGACAAGAGGAGGAGCCACCACTGGACGCGGTGGCGGTCCAGGTTCCCGAGGCGGTGCCGTCACACGGAAACCTCGTATCACGAAGTCCGAAAAGGCGCAACGAGAGcgggaaaaggcagaaagagagagcatGGCCAAAGCATCATCCAACGGATACCCTCTCCAGCCCACCACCCCGTCATTATCCGTCCGCGAGCTTGGTTcttag
- a CDS encoding VHS domain-containing protein, protein MEAASARAAARDRWGDVGRAPSQLLRFIQGACSPENYEPNLALNLEISDLINSKKGTAPREAATAIVGFVNHRNPNVALLALSLLDICVKNCGYPFHLQISTKEFLNELVRRFPERPPIRPTRVQAKILELVEEWRMTICETSRYKDDLGFIRDMHRLLSYKGYMFPEVRREDAAVLNPSDNLKSAEEMEEEEREAQSAKLQELIRRGTPEDLQEANRLMKVMAGYDTRSKTDYRAKAAEDVSKIQAKARLLEERLAAFQPGDKMQDGDVFSELAAALQSAQPKIQKMCEEESDDHEAVARLLEINDSIHRTVERYKLMKKGDLEGAAKVAAGVPLPSQPSGSNSAANELSLIDFDGDASQNNGSNGAGSSQAGGLENDLLGLDISGQSSTYGQGGGIALGFGANQNIPGPALLSSLTQGSTARGAGQNDTPPPFSQFASFTSPPASQSVTPQPNFQQQQQQQQQQQSPPPAVSNAFASFSTGPPAPQPAAVSNDDDEWNFSSALPAESAPAKPREHRGTASNSGLRTDFLAKRSTAVSNSINIVFAFSNNTAQPINELHFQLAVTKGYELQLKPQTGRSLAPKQSRGVTQEVDVWHTGNRNQRVDSVKLRWRASYKVGEEVKNEMGEIAEFSLA, encoded by the exons ATGGAAGCTGCCTCTGCTCGCGCGGCGGCCCGCGACCGCTGGGGAGATGTCGGCCGCGCGCCATCTCAGCTCTTGCGCTTCATCCAGGGAGCTTGCAGCCCCGAAAACTACGAGCCCAACCTGGCGCTCAACCTCGAGATCTCGGACCTGATCAACAGCAAAAAGGGCACCGCCCCTCGCGAGGCTGCCACGGCCATTGTCGGCTTCGTCAACCACCGCAACCCCAATGTCGCCCTGCTTGCCCTCAGCCTGCTCGACATCTGCGTCAAGAACTGCGGCTACCCTTTCCACCTGCAGATCAGCACCAAGGAGTTCCTCAACGAGCTGGTGCGGAGATTCCCGGAACGCCCCCCAATCCGCCCGACCCGCGTCCAGGCCAAGATTCTTGAGCTGGTGGAGGAGTGGCGCATGACGATATGCGAGACGAGCCGCTACAAGGACGACTTGGGCTTCATCCGGGACATGCACCGCCTGCTCAGCTACAAGGGCTACATGTTTCCCGAGGTGCGGAgggaagatgctgctgttttGAACCCCAGCGAT AATCTGAAATCGGCCGAGGaaatggaggaagaagagcgagaagcGCAATCAGCCAAGCTGCAGGAGCTCATTCGCCGGGGCACGCCCGAGGATCTCCAGGAAGCCAACCGCCTGATGAAGGTCATGGCCGGCTACGATACTAGATCTAAGACAGACTACCGGGCCAAGGCGGCCGAAGACGTCAGCAAGATCCAGGCCAAGGCAAGACTACTAGAAGAGCGCCTCGCGGCGTTCCAACCTGGAGACAAGATGCAGGATGGCGACGTTTTCAGCGAgctcgccgccgccttgcAGAGCGCCCAGcccaagatccagaagatgTGTGAAGAGGAGTCCGACGATCACGAGGCCGTGGCCAGGCTGCTGGAGATTAATGACAGCATACACCGTACAGTCGAGCGCTATAAGCTCATGAAGAAGGGCGACCTCGAAGGTGCTGCTAAAGTCGCAGCCGGCGTTCCTCTGCCGTCGCAGCCGTCGGGATCGAACTCGGCGGCAAACGAGTTGTCACTTATAGActttgatggcgatgcttcGCAGAACAACGGCAGCAACGGTGCAGGTTCATCACAGGCTGGCGGATTGGAGAATGATCTCCTCGGCTTGGACATTAGCGGCCAGTCGAGCACGTATGGACAGGGCGGCGGCATTGCCTTGGGATTTGGTGCGAATCAGA ATATTCCTGGGCCCGCGCTACTATCCTCCCTCACCCAAGGAAGCACCGCCAGAGGAGCTGGACAGAACGACACGCCGCCTCCGTTCTCCCAGTTTGCCTCCTTCACATCTCCTCCCGCCTCACAGTCCGTCACGCCCCAGCCCaacttccagcagcagcagcagcagcagcagcagcagcaatcacctcctccagccgtGTCCAAcgcctttgcctcctttTCCACCGGCCCTCCCGCGCCTCAACCCGCGGCCGTGTCtaacgacgacgacgaatggAACTTTTCCTCTGCGCTGCCCGCCGAATCGGCGCCCGCCAAGCCTAGGGAGCATAGGGGAACCGCCAGCAACTCTGGCTTGAGAACCGACTTTCTGGCGAAGCGCAGCACGGCCGTTAGCAACTCCATCAACATTGTGTTTGCCTTTTCAAACAACACCGCGCAACCTATTAATGAGCTACACTTCCAACTAGCCGTCACAAAG GGCTACGAACTCCAACTCAAACCCCAAACAGGCCGCTCCCTCGCCCCCAAGCAGAGCCGTGGCGTCACCCAAGAAGTCGACGTCTGGCACACCGGCAACAGGAACCAGCGCGTCGACTCCGTCAAGCTTCGCTGGCGAGCGTCGTACAAGGTCGGCGAGGAGGTGAAGAATGAGATGGGCGAGATTGCAGAATTTAGCCTGGCGTAA
- a CDS encoding putative fer4-like domain in RNase L inhibitor, RLI domain-containing protein produces the protein MVRHKKDFAARGKKFGGGRGGGPPRQPRHRDDEDAESSAGRPLFKAACWDLGHCDPKRCSGKKLMKLGMMRELHLGQRHGGVIITPNGKKVISPADKELMDQFGAAVVECSWARTKEVQWNKVGGKCERLLPYLVAANTVNYGKPWRLNCVEALAAAFAICGHLDWAEQILAPFSYGPSFLEINSSLLKKYAACADEAEVKKTEEEWMERLEQEYAESREEGNDIWTSGNTNRRAPIDSDDDEEEEDDDEDNSDDDENSEEEGSIDGIYLGKRPPKQKDQDKEDEDQEDEDKDPYALSDDSDDDAAMEEIRRKVLASKTFTNPNPNTDEKQKPSTIPRPQQRFKADLDIEPDSDNDNGGDSSEDGEGSGDDDDEFDNIIAATPVTDRIGLEKLKKERARAAITTRTFSSNVVSAPGRW, from the coding sequence ATGGTACGACACAAGAAAGACTTTGCCGCCAGAGGCAAGAAATTCGGCGGCGGTCGTGGCGGCGgtcctcctcgccaaccccgccatcgagacgacgaagacgccGAGTCCTCAGCAGGCCGCCCTCTCTTCAAGGCCGCCTGCTGGGATCTGGGCCACTGCGATCCCAAGCGATGCTCCGGTAAGAAACTCATGAAGCTGGGTATGATGCGCGAGCTGCACCTCGGCCAGCGCCATGGcggcgtcatcatcactccCAACGGCAAAAAGGTCATTTCGCCCGCCGACAAAGAGCTTATGGACCAGTTTGGGGCGGCTGTCGTTGAGTGTTCGTGGGCTCGAACCAAGGAGGTGCAGTGGAATAAGGTGGGCGGCAAGTGTGAGAGGTTGTTGCCGTATCTCGTTGCCGCCAACACGGTCAACTACGGCAAGCCTTGGAGGTTGAATTGCGTCGAGGCATTGGCCGCTGCGTTTGCTATTTGTGGTCACTTGGATTGGGCAGAGCAGATTCTAGCACCTTTTTCATACGGGCCGTCGTTTCTGGAGATCAACTCGAGCTTGTTAAAGAAGTATGCAGCTTGTGCGGATGAGGCTGAAGTTaagaagacggaggaagAGTGGATGGAGAGGTTGGAGCAGGAATATGCTGAGAGCAGAGAGGAGGGCAATGATATCTGGACCAGCGGAAACACCAACAGGAGGGCGCCAATAGATTcagacgatgatgaggaagaagaggatgatgatgaagacaactcagacgacgacgaaaattccgaagaggagggaagCATAGACGGCATATACCTAGGCAAACGGCCACCCAAACAAAAAGATCAGGATAAAGAGGACGaagaccaagaagacgaagacaaagACCCGTACGCCCTGTCAGACGACAGCGACGATGACGCTGCAATGGAGGAAATCCGCCGCAAAGTGCTCGCCTCAAAAACATTCACCAACCCCAATCCCAACACCGATGAGAAGCAAAAGCCCTCGACAATACCCCGTCCACAACAGCGCTTCAAGGCTGACCTGGACATTGAGCCGGATTCTGACAACGACAATGGTGGTGATAGTAGTGAAGATGGGGAGggcagcggcgatgatgatgatgagtttgataATATCATTGCTGCGACGCCGGTCACGGATAGGATagggctggagaagctgaagaaggagagggcgagggccGCGATTACGACGAGGACGTTTTCGTCGAATGTTGTTTCTGCGCCGGGTAGATGGTAG